A genomic segment from Bufo bufo chromosome 8, aBufBuf1.1, whole genome shotgun sequence encodes:
- the STOM gene encoding stomatin has product MADREQKPHRVVDGEDPDTGLGCCGWILVVVSFFFAIITFPVSVWMCIKIVKEYERAIIFRLGRILRGGAKGPGLFFVLPCTDSFIKVDIRTISFDIPPQEILTKDSVTVSVDGVVYYRVNNATLAVANITNADSATRLLAQTTLRNVLGTKNLSQILSDREEIAHNMQSTLDVATDDWGIKVERVEIKDVKLPIQLQRAMAAEAEASREARAKVIAAEGEMNASRALKEASIVISESPAALQLRYLQTLTTIAAEKNSTIVFPLPIDMLQGILGGRK; this is encoded by the exons aaGATCCGGACACCGGGCTCGGCTGCTGCGGGTGGATCCTGGTGGTCGTGTCCTTCTTCTTTGCCATCATCACCTTTCCTGTATCAGTATGGATGTGTATAAAG ATTGTGAAGGAATACGAGCGGGCGATCATCTTCAGATTGGGGCGTATTCTGCGCGGAGGAGCCAAGGGCCCAG GTCTCTTCTTCGTCCTGCCCTGCACCGACAGCTTCATCAAGGTGGACATAAGGACCATCTCCTTCGACATCCCCCCCCAAGAG ATCCTGACTAAAGACTCGGTGACGGTCAGCGTGGACGGCGTGGTGTACTACCGAGTCAATAACGCCACCCTGGCCGTGGCCAATATCACCAATGCCGACTCTGCCACCCGCCTCCTGGCACAGACCACCCTGCGGAACGTGCTGGGCACCAAGAACCTGTCCCAGATCCTGTCCGACCGGGAGGAGATCGCACACAACATGCAG TCCACCCTGGATGTCGCCACAGACGACTGGGGGATCAAGGTGGAGCGCGTGGAGATCAAAGACGTCAAGTTACCCATCCAGCTGCAGAGGGCGATGGCGGCAGAGGCGGAGGCGTCACGGGAGGCCAGAGCCAAG GTCATCGCTGCAGAAGGTGAGATGAATGCCTCTCGGGCTCTGAAAGAAGCCTCCATTGTGATCTCAGAGTCCCCGGCCGCCCTGCAGCTCCGTTACCTGCAGACACTGACCACCATTGCTGCGGAGAAGAACTCCACCATCGTCTTCCCTCTGCCCATTGACATGCTGCAAGGAATCCTCGGTGGCCGCAAGTAA